Proteins from a genomic interval of Dehalococcoidia bacterium:
- the rpsD gene encoding 30S ribosomal protein S4, with translation MGRDTGPACRLCRRIGEKLFLKGERCLSPKCAVEKRGTPPGAHPQRRRRLSEYGVHLKEKQKARYVYGMMERQFRRFFDQAKRRPEMTGKYLMQLLERRLDNVAYRLAFAESRRQSRQVVGHGHITVNGVVTDIPSYLVRTGDVIGWREVSKKSSYYQAVAKDAPQRPVPAWLSLDSGTMTAKVIGLPEPTDTEVKVDDRLIVEFYSR, from the coding sequence ATGGGACGCGACACAGGCCCGGCTTGCCGGTTATGCAGAAGGATAGGCGAAAAGCTCTTCCTGAAGGGAGAGCGATGCCTGAGCCCCAAGTGCGCCGTCGAAAAGCGGGGCACGCCGCCCGGCGCTCACCCCCAGCGTCGGCGCCGCCTTTCCGAATACGGCGTGCATCTCAAGGAGAAGCAGAAAGCACGCTACGTCTACGGGATGATGGAGCGCCAGTTCCGCCGCTTCTTTGACCAGGCCAAGCGCCGGCCTGAAATGACGGGCAAGTACCTCATGCAGCTTCTGGAGCGACGCTTGGACAATGTGGCCTACCGGCTGGCCTTCGCGGAGTCGCGCAGGCAGAGCCGGCAAGTCGTGGGACACGGCCACATCACCGTCAACGGAGTGGTGACGGATATCCCGTCCTATTTGGTACGCACCGGCGACGTCATAGGCTGGCGGGAAGTGAGCAAGAAGAGTTCCTATTACCAGGCCGTCGCCAAGGACGCGCCTCAACGCCCCGTGCCCGCATGGCTCAGCCTGGACAGCGGCACTATGACCGCCAAGGTGATCGGTTTGCCTGAGCCAACTGACACCGAGGTGAAAGTGGACGACCGTCTCATCGTAGAGTTCTACTCTCGGTAG
- the rpsK gene encoding 30S ribosomal protein S11, with amino-acid sequence MAKSAPKGGRRREKRQIPAGRAYVQSTFNNTQVTLTDPKGNVLSWASAGATGFKGSRKGTAFAAQRAAEEASKRAIEYGMRQVEVYVRGPGTGREAAIRSLQASGLTITRITDVTPIPHNGCRPPKRRRV; translated from the coding sequence ATGGCAAAATCTGCGCCTAAAGGTGGACGCCGTCGGGAAAAAAGGCAAATCCCCGCAGGACGGGCTTATGTCCAGTCCACATTCAACAACACCCAGGTGACCCTCACCGACCCCAAGGGCAACGTCCTCTCGTGGGCCAGCGCCGGGGCTACCGGCTTTAAAGGCTCCCGCAAAGGGACGGCCTTTGCCGCCCAACGGGCCGCTGAAGAGGCGTCCAAGCGAGCGATCGAGTACGGCATGCGCCAGGTCGAGGTGTACGTGCGTGGCCCTGGCACTGGCCGCGAGGCAGCCATCCGCTCTCTCCAAGCGTCTGGCCTCACCATCACCCGCATCACGGACGTGACTCCCATTCCCCACAACGGGTGCCGGCCACCCAAGCGGCGCCGCGTGTAG
- the rpsM gene encoding 30S ribosomal protein S13, translated as MARIAGVDLPNNKRAEIALRYIYGIGPTLARIVCQKAGVDPQAKLSDLPEDLVNRLREIVDKGYRVEGDLRREVQMSIRRKIEINCYQGTRHRRGLPARGQRTRTNARTKKGARKTVAGKRRVAAKK; from the coding sequence ATGGCGCGTATCGCAGGGGTGGACCTGCCGAACAACAAGCGAGCTGAGATCGCGTTGCGTTATATCTATGGCATCGGGCCCACCCTGGCCCGGATTGTCTGCCAGAAGGCCGGCGTTGACCCTCAGGCCAAGCTGTCCGACCTTCCCGAAGATCTGGTTAACCGCCTCCGAGAAATTGTGGACAAAGGGTACCGGGTGGAAGGCGACCTGCGCCGCGAGGTGCAGATGAGCATCCGCCGCAAGATAGAGATCAACTGCTACCAGGGCACGCGGCACCGCCGCGGCCTGCCCGCCCGAGGCCAGCGCACGCGCACAAACGCCCGCACCAAGAAGGGCGCGCGTAAGACCGTGGCCGGCAAGCGCCGCGTCGCCGCCAAGAAGTAG
- the rpmJ gene encoding 50S ribosomal protein L36, producing the protein MRVRSSVRARCEKCKVIRRKGVVRVICSNPKHKQRQG; encoded by the coding sequence ATGAGGGTCAGGTCATCTGTCCGGGCGCGATGCGAAAAGTGCAAGGTCATCCGCCGCAAGGGCGTGGTGAGGGTCATCTGTAGCAACCCCAAGCACAAGCAGAGGCAGGGCTAA
- the infA gene encoding translation initiation factor IF-1, producing MGKKETIEVEGTVAEALPNAMFRVQLANGHTVLAHVSGKIRLHFIKILPGDKVLVELSPYDLTRGRVTYRFK from the coding sequence ATGGGAAAAAAGGAAACAATCGAGGTAGAGGGGACGGTGGCGGAGGCCCTGCCTAACGCCATGTTTCGTGTGCAGTTGGCGAACGGGCACACTGTCCTGGCCCACGTGTCCGGCAAAATCCGGCTCCATTTCATCAAGATTCTGCCGGGGGACAAAGTGTTGGTGGAGCTATCTCCCTACGACTTGACCCGGGGGCGGGTAACGTACAGGTTCAAATAG
- the map gene encoding type I methionyl aminopeptidase — MLEPVLQQGITLKSRQELDYMRQAGKVVAHMIDALVKAVRPGIRTGELDAIAERVVRDMGAIPSFKGYRGFPATICVSVNDEIVHGIPGRRVLKEGDIVGLDVGAIVSGYHGDAAVTVGVGRISREAEQLIETTRETLAQGIQEARAGNRMGEISAAIQSYAESRGYSVVKEYVGHGIGRALHEEPAVPNYGERGKGLALQSGMVLALEPMVNIGTWRTRLKPDNWTVVTLDGSLSAHFEHTVAITDGTPEVLTQL; from the coding sequence ATGTTAGAACCCGTACTGCAACAGGGAATAACGCTCAAGTCGCGCCAAGAGCTCGACTACATGCGCCAGGCTGGGAAGGTCGTCGCTCACATGATTGACGCCCTGGTCAAGGCCGTGCGCCCCGGTATACGTACGGGAGAGCTGGACGCCATAGCGGAACGGGTGGTCCGTGACATGGGCGCCATCCCTTCGTTCAAAGGATACAGAGGCTTTCCGGCCACCATCTGCGTCTCGGTCAACGACGAAATCGTCCACGGCATCCCCGGGCGCCGTGTCCTCAAGGAAGGGGACATCGTCGGCCTGGACGTGGGCGCCATCGTGAGCGGCTATCACGGAGACGCCGCGGTGACGGTGGGGGTGGGACGCATCAGCCGAGAGGCCGAGCAGCTTATCGAAACCACTCGAGAGACCCTGGCGCAGGGCATCCAGGAGGCCAGGGCGGGCAACCGGATGGGCGAGATCTCGGCGGCCATCCAGAGCTACGCCGAATCACGCGGCTACTCGGTGGTCAAGGAGTACGTAGGACACGGGATAGGCAGGGCTCTCCACGAGGAGCCCGCCGTGCCCAACTACGGTGAGCGGGGCAAGGGATTGGCCCTCCAGAGCGGGATGGTGCTCGCCTTGGAGCCGATGGTGAACATCGGGACATGGCGGACCCGCCTCAAGCCGGACAACTGGACGGTAGTCACGCTGGACGGAAGCCTGTCGGCGCACTTTGAGCACACGGTGGCGATCACCGACGGGACGCCTGAGGTCCTGACGCAGTTATAG
- a CDS encoding adenylate kinase encodes MYVILLGAPGAGKGTQAATLQQELKLAHVASGDLFREHQQKGTELGLLAKSYMEKGQLVPDEVTIRMVLERIERPDCAQGAILDGFPRTIEQAKALDQALTQRNKAIDKVLYIVVSEAELVRRLSDRWICRSCQIPYNVTSAPPKLTGKCDRCGGQLYQRADDTPETARNRLRVYFQQTMPLIEYYQKAGKLTEVNGEQEIDKVRGDLLRSLNVAKRVARR; translated from the coding sequence ATGTACGTCATCCTATTGGGCGCCCCCGGCGCGGGGAAAGGCACTCAGGCCGCAACCCTGCAGCAGGAGTTGAAACTGGCGCACGTGGCGTCCGGCGACCTCTTCCGCGAGCACCAGCAGAAGGGCACGGAGCTGGGGCTGCTGGCCAAGTCCTACATGGAGAAGGGCCAGCTTGTGCCGGACGAGGTGACCATCCGCATGGTCCTGGAGCGGATAGAGCGGCCCGACTGCGCCCAGGGAGCCATCCTGGACGGCTTCCCCCGGACCATTGAGCAGGCCAAGGCCCTGGACCAGGCCCTGACGCAGCGGAACAAGGCCATTGACAAGGTGCTGTATATCGTCGTTTCGGAGGCGGAGCTTGTCCGCCGCCTGAGCGACCGCTGGATATGCCGTTCCTGCCAGATCCCGTACAACGTGACGTCCGCGCCGCCCAAGCTGACAGGCAAGTGTGACAGGTGCGGGGGCCAGCTCTACCAGCGCGCCGACGACACGCCGGAGACGGCCCGCAACCGCCTGCGTGTGTACTTCCAGCAGACCATGCCGCTCATCGAGTATTACCAGAAGGCGGGCAAGCTGACAGAGGTCAACGGCGAGCAGGAGATCGACAAGGTGCGCGGTGACCTCCTGCGGAGCCTCAATGTCGCCAAGCGCGTGGCGAGGCGCTAA
- the secY gene encoding preprotein translocase subunit SecY, whose translation MLQAMVDAFRQPDLRARLLFTFGLLVLFRFVAHIPVPGVDLAAMNRFFQGNALLGMLDLFTGGAMRNLSVAAMGVYPYITSTIIMQLMVPVIPALERLSKEGDQGRAQINRITFWLTIPLSALQAYAQLFVFQRAGIIPGFGLTGENLLPTLAMVASMTATSMFLVWLGELITEHGIGNGISIIIFAGIVASLPQMLGQSFLQAGNPMGLVLFFGVGFLMVMFIVIFTEAKRRVPVQYGKTLFRGGQVRRVGGSTHIPLRVNSAGMIPLIFAISIMILPGTVASYFIGVQPAWVSDMASFVQRVFAFDSIFYQTLYFLLVVAFAFFYTMVIFQQQQMAENLQKNGGFIPGIRPGRPTHDYLLRVITRITWGGAIFLGLVAAAPYFATLLTGVQGLQLSSTGLLIVIGVVLDTMRQLEAQLLMRHYEGFIR comes from the coding sequence TTGCTCCAGGCCATGGTGGACGCGTTCCGCCAGCCGGACCTGCGGGCGCGCCTTCTGTTTACCTTTGGCCTGCTGGTGCTCTTCCGTTTTGTGGCCCATATCCCCGTGCCGGGAGTGGACCTGGCCGCCATGAACCGGTTCTTCCAGGGCAACGCCCTTCTGGGCATGCTGGACCTGTTCACCGGCGGCGCCATGCGCAACCTGAGCGTTGCGGCCATGGGAGTGTACCCCTACATCACGTCCACCATCATCATGCAGCTCATGGTGCCTGTTATCCCCGCTCTGGAGCGCCTGTCCAAGGAAGGCGACCAGGGTCGGGCGCAGATTAACCGCATCACCTTCTGGCTCACCATCCCGCTGTCGGCGCTGCAGGCATATGCACAGCTCTTCGTCTTTCAGCGCGCGGGCATCATCCCCGGCTTCGGGCTGACCGGCGAGAACCTGCTGCCCACACTGGCGATGGTCGCCTCCATGACGGCGACGTCCATGTTCCTCGTCTGGCTGGGCGAGCTCATCACCGAGCACGGTATCGGCAACGGCATCTCCATCATCATCTTCGCCGGCATTGTGGCGAGCCTGCCGCAGATGCTGGGACAGTCGTTCCTGCAGGCGGGGAACCCCATGGGCCTGGTGTTATTCTTCGGCGTTGGCTTCCTGATGGTGATGTTCATCGTTATCTTCACCGAGGCCAAGAGGCGCGTTCCCGTCCAATACGGCAAGACCCTGTTCAGAGGAGGGCAAGTCCGTCGGGTGGGCGGCTCCACCCACATCCCACTGCGCGTGAACTCGGCGGGCATGATTCCCCTTATCTTCGCCATCTCCATCATGATCCTGCCGGGGACTGTCGCCAGCTATTTCATCGGCGTGCAGCCCGCGTGGGTATCGGACATGGCGTCCTTTGTGCAGCGCGTGTTCGCCTTCGACAGCATTTTCTACCAGACGCTGTACTTCCTGCTGGTGGTAGCCTTCGCCTTCTTCTACACGATGGTCATCTTCCAGCAACAGCAGATGGCGGAAAACCTCCAGAAGAATGGCGGCTTCATTCCCGGCATCCGTCCGGGGCGCCCGACCCACGACTATCTGCTGCGCGTCATCACTCGCATCACCTGGGGCGGCGCCATCTTCCTGGGACTGGTGGCCGCGGCCCCGTACTTCGCCACGCTCCTGACGGGTGTGCAGGGGCTGCAGCTTTCAAGCACCGGCCTGCTCATCGTCATCGGCGTGGTCCTGGACACCATGCGGCAACTTGAAGCCCAACTCCTCATGCGCCACTACGAAGGATTCATTCGCTAG
- the rplO gene encoding 50S ribosomal protein L15 — MKQHTLKSPPGSHHRRKRVGRGIGSGHGVYSTKGVKGQKARTGGKSEMRPGFEGGQNPLIKRLPTKRGFHNPHRVEYTEVNVSKLETAFAAGAEITLDALVKARVVRDLKKPIKVLGEGDLTKALTVTVHKFTASAKQKIEAAGGKAVEVAT; from the coding sequence ATCAAACAGCATACGCTCAAGTCCCCGCCCGGGTCCCACCATCGCAGGAAGCGCGTCGGCCGGGGCATCGGCAGCGGGCACGGCGTCTATTCCACCAAGGGCGTGAAGGGCCAGAAGGCCCGCACAGGTGGTAAAAGCGAGATGCGCCCCGGCTTCGAGGGCGGCCAGAATCCCCTTATCAAGCGTCTGCCCACCAAGCGAGGCTTTCACAACCCCCACCGTGTCGAGTACACAGAGGTGAACGTCAGCAAGCTGGAGACAGCCTTCGCGGCGGGCGCCGAGATCACGCTGGACGCGCTGGTCAAGGCCCGCGTCGTTCGAGACCTCAAGAAGCCAATCAAGGTGTTGGGAGAGGGTGACCTGACGAAGGCCCTGACGGTCACGGTGCACAAATTCACCGCCTCCGCCAAACAGAAGATCGAGGCGGCGGGCGGCAAAGCTGTTGAGGTAGCCACTTAA
- the rpmD gene encoding 50S ribosomal protein L30, translated as MAKRIRATYVKSSIGYSGEQKRTVRALGLRRLHQTVEHDDTPAMRGMVEKVKHLLRVEWVDAA; from the coding sequence ATGGCTAAACGCATCCGCGCGACATATGTCAAGAGCTCCATCGGCTACAGTGGTGAGCAGAAGCGGACTGTCCGGGCGCTGGGACTCCGGCGCCTGCACCAGACTGTCGAGCACGATGACACCCCCGCAATGCGGGGCATGGTCGAAAAGGTGAAGCACCTGCTCCGCGTAGAGTGGGTTGACGCGGCCTGA